A genomic stretch from Enterobacter dykesii includes:
- the atpD gene encoding F0F1 ATP synthase subunit beta — MATGKIVQVIGAVVDVEFPQDAVPRVYDALEVQNGNESLVLEVQQQLGGGIVRTIAMGSSDGLRRGLEVKDLEHPIEVPVGKATLGRIMNVLGQPIDMKGDIGEEERWAIHRAAPSYEELSSSQELLETGIKVIDLMCPFAKGGKVGLFGGAGVGKTVNMMELIRNIAIEHSGYSVFAGVGERTREGNDFYHEMTDSNVLDKVSLVYGQMNEPPGNRLRVALTGLTMAEKFRDEGRDVLLFVDNIYRYTLAGTEVSALLGRMPSAVGYQPTLAEEMGVLQERITSTKTGSITSVQAVYVPADDLTDPSPATTFAHLDATVVLSRQIASLGIYPAVDPLDSTSRQLDPLVVGQEHYDTARGVQSLLQRYQELKDIIAILGMDELSEEDKLVVARARKIQRFLSQPFFVAEVFTGSPGKYVSLKDTIRGFKGIMEGEYDHLPEQAFYMVGSIDEAVEKAKKL, encoded by the coding sequence ATGGCTACTGGAAAGATTGTCCAGGTAATCGGCGCCGTGGTGGACGTCGAGTTCCCTCAGGACGCCGTACCACGCGTGTACGACGCGCTTGAGGTACAGAATGGTAACGAGAGCCTGGTGCTGGAAGTTCAGCAGCAGCTCGGCGGCGGTATCGTGCGTACCATCGCGATGGGTTCTTCCGACGGTCTGCGTCGTGGTCTGGAAGTTAAAGACCTTGAGCACCCGATCGAAGTACCGGTAGGTAAAGCAACACTGGGTCGTATCATGAACGTATTGGGTCAGCCAATCGACATGAAAGGCGACATCGGTGAAGAAGAGCGTTGGGCTATCCACCGCGCGGCACCTTCCTACGAAGAGCTGTCCAGCTCTCAGGAACTGCTGGAAACCGGTATCAAAGTTATCGACCTGATGTGTCCGTTCGCGAAGGGCGGTAAAGTCGGTCTGTTCGGCGGTGCGGGTGTAGGTAAAACCGTAAACATGATGGAGCTGATCCGTAACATCGCGATCGAGCACTCCGGTTACTCCGTGTTTGCGGGTGTAGGTGAACGTACTCGTGAGGGTAACGACTTCTACCACGAAATGACCGACTCCAACGTTCTGGACAAAGTATCCCTGGTTTACGGCCAGATGAACGAGCCACCAGGAAACCGTCTGCGCGTTGCGCTGACCGGTCTGACGATGGCTGAGAAGTTCCGTGATGAAGGCCGTGACGTTCTGCTGTTCGTTGATAACATCTATCGTTACACCCTGGCCGGTACGGAAGTATCTGCACTGCTGGGTCGTATGCCTTCAGCGGTAGGTTATCAGCCTACGCTGGCGGAAGAGATGGGTGTTCTTCAGGAACGTATCACCTCTACCAAAACCGGTTCTATCACCTCCGTTCAGGCGGTATACGTACCTGCGGATGACTTGACTGACCCATCTCCAGCAACCACCTTTGCGCACTTAGATGCAACCGTGGTACTGAGCCGTCAGATCGCGTCTCTGGGTATCTACCCGGCCGTTGACCCGCTGGACTCCACCAGCCGTCAGCTGGATCCACTGGTTGTTGGTCAGGAACACTACGACACCGCGCGTGGCGTACAGTCCCTGCTGCAGCGTTACCAGGAACTGAAAGACATCATCGCCATCCTGGGTATGGATGAACTGTCTGAAGAAGACAAACTGGTGGTAGCACGTGCGCGTAAGATCCAGCGCTTCCTGTCCCAGCCGTTCTTCGTTGCGGAAGTATTCACCGGTTCTCCG